ctcgcTTTCACGCAGCTCGCTTCGATCTCAATTCTTCTAACACATCGGCAACGCTCCAATCTGCTGGAGAGGAGCTCCCAGCCGGGAAATTCGAACCCATTCGGGGAACGATCTAtcacttctcccccccacccgcaaTAACATTACAAATCCCAGTAAATGCTTTAAAGCACAATTTACACTTTCTTTTCAAATGCACGTGCGGGATACGCATGCTCAGAGACCTCGTGATCTGCTGGACCACTGAGACCTTCTGAAGGAATTTCCATAAAGCTCCTTCGGGGATCCACCCGGGGAGAGGAGGGGGCAGATCCAGACTGGGGACGGAGCCCCCTTTTCCAGCCCAGGAGAGACAGGAGGGATCTGCTCCCTGCAGGCAACGTATGAACAACATGAACTCAATTCAATTTAAAGCTTTTCTTTTCCCCAAACTCTTCCCTCCTCATTGTGTTAAGAGCACATTACAAACCTCAACAAATGTTTTAAGACTCCGTTTACTCCATTTTTTCCAATTGCACTTGATGAATATGGATGCTCGGGGGCTTCGATCTCTTACGGACCACAGAGAGACCTTCTGAAGCAACTTCCCCAAAGCTCCTTCCCGGATCCACCGGGGATCCTTGGCCGGGGGGGAACGACAGATCCAGCCCGGGGACAAAGCCCCCTTTACCCCCTTGAacggaaggaaagggagggatccGCTCCCTGCAGGCTACGCCAGAGCCGATCTCCCCGAGAAAACCCCGGCAAATCGAAGATCGGGATCCGCAGCTCCCTTCCTCCTGGCGGGGAGAAGATCTCTTGGGAGGAGGGGCGGCCTGGAAGCCGGAGGGAGAGCAGATCAGCCTCACCTGCCTCGAGGGATCCAGCGCCGATCCTCGCCGAGATCCAGCCAGGGGGATGGGAGAGGCGGGGGCGTGGCTTCTGACTTCCTCTAAGGCTCCGCCCCCGTCTAGAAGCCCCgcctcttctctttccccctccGCCATTCGCCCCCAATCTGCCTTCCCAGGATCACGTGCTCCGAACCCCTTTGTGTGTTtttcctcctgggggaaggaggggggagaaagggggatCCCAGGAGTGGGACATGGGAGGGAGGGCAAGAGAGCTTCGATCTCCACGTGATCTCCCCCCATCTCTGCCCAATTTCTCAAACCAGGACCTCTCCAGGCCACAGTAGGCTCCCATGCTCAAAGGTGAGAGTGGCAGCATCAGGATTTGAATCCAGGACCAGCTGGCTCCCCAAGGGGAGAACCTTCGCCTCCCATTCCTCAACTGCGGTCCCAGGGCTGCTGCACCAGGAAATCACTTCTGGAGGGAGGGTCTGTCCCACAGAGTCCTTGGTGCTGAAGGGGGGGGGTCTCTCCTGTGTGGGGTCTTGAGAGGGGCGTCTCCTGGGGGCTCCTTCGCTCTGGGCTcttgcggggcggggggggggagaacgttTCATCTCTCCAGGAGCTGCTGTTCAGATGGGAATTTGTGAATTTAACCAGGGCAGCAAATGCAGGCAAAAAGGGGGCTGCAGGGAGGGGTTTCCGGGGTCCCAGCCCTCCAGGCACTctccgcctcccccccccttggCTAACTTCTTAGAAAGGCTCCAGACCGGCCACTGCTGGGGACTTCCTCCCCTGAGCCTGAATCCGAAGGAGTCCCAAAACTTTGGCTTCACTCCACAAAGATGCTTTTCCGCACTAAAAAAAGGCAACCTGGAGTTTCTTGGGTATTTTTTCCtcttgaaaatattttccttctcatctaagaagcttcttcagttctgattgactGGGGGCAGGGAGGAAGGATTTGTATTGTGTCCCAGAGGACAAacccaggaggaggagatgtCCATCTGCATCTAAAAAGACATGGGGGGGCTCTTTCTAGGACAGCCACCTCCaccttctggacagagaggagcCTGGATGGAAAGAGGGGCCAAATCTTTGCCAAAATGAGCAGCCCTCCCACAACAGGGGGGTGGAAAGGACCCCCCCACCTCCTGTCTACAACAGGGTCCCTTCAGCAGCCTCAGGAAGGCTCCACACCCTGATGGCTTTGCACCCTGATTCAGCACcaaatgactgcaaggaatatcaatccttccatcctccaccactcaagtcagaactggagaagcttctggggtgagaagggaaatgttttcaagggaaaaaatgaagaaagtccagctgccattttgaaaaatatcttggagacaaccatgacctggaggatggAGGCTCTTCATAAGAGACCCCTGGCTCCACTTTCCCCTTTCTAAATCTCTGCTGACAAAGCCTGGACTCCTGGGGGCCTTAAAATACCTTAAAGGGACATCTAGCCCACCCCTCCATGCACAAAGAGAAAGGGAGATTCTGGTTTAGAGTCATGGAGGACACAAAATGAAGTAGCCCCCTGAAGCTGcaacacccccccaaaaaactaaaaatcttcccctttctcaccCTCTCTGCTTCCCTGGGGGGGAGGTCTGAGTTGCTCTCCCTTGAGTGAAGGGTGCTGgggcccctccctttgagatgATCTTGGGGGGCTACAGGGGGGCCAATTTGGAAGGGGGACAGAAAAGTGGCCTAGAAAACCATTCAAAGAAAGATAGTGGGGATGaagattgggggggggagaaaatttTGAAGTATCCAGGGCAGGTGGGGGTCAAAGGGCTGGGAGAGCAGAGGATTATGGGTGTAGGAATCCTTATTCTGATCCCCTCCCCAGATCCCccctctgcactactattaatcttctcatagttcccatcaccaatctctttccatttatgactgtatgactataacttgttgctggcaatccttatgatttatattgatatattgaccatcaattgtgttgtaaatgtagtaccttgatgaacgtatctttttttttatgtacactgagagcatatgcaccaagacaaattccttgtgtgtccaatcacacttggccaataaaaattctattctattctattctattcaaagaaagAGGGCTAGAGAAGTATGGATATTACTTTCCTTGCAGCCCAGAGAGTTCCTGGgggtctcttcctttctctcataTTTCCTGCCGCTTTGGGGGGCAAAGAGGCCCCACCGGGATGCAAGTTTCCCTCCAGAGCTTTAGGGGGACTGCTGGACCAGTTGAGTGTCTGCCTGCCTTTTTCCACCCTGGGAAGATGGAGGAGACCAATCAGGAAGCGCCTCCCCTTCCCCTCATATTCCTCCCTGCTCCAGGCCCCCCACCAAGGGTGAATCCTGCCAGGACCGACAGTTCCCTATCTCTCCTCTAGGGGGCATCTTGCCACAGCTTTGCCTTTCCTCCTGTGAAAACCGTGGCTCCACCCTCTAGCAGCTGCTGGGAACCATGGACCCTGGACTCCCTGAtggccttccttctcctcctcttcctccgtgCAGCCCATTCCCTGATCCAGTGGAGGTCCTATAGCCACTTCCTCAACCTACTTTGGCTGCACAGATGGCACAATCTGActgccatccagtggtgaaatccaaatttttttactaccagttctgtgggcatggtgtggtttggtgggtgtggcaagggaaggatactgccaaatctccatttctaccccactctgggaccagccagaggtggtatttgctagttctcggaactgctcaaaatttctgctaccggttctccagaacctgtcagaacctgctggatttcacccctactgccatcttgtctgTTTTGAGCCACCCAGTCCATCTCCTAAAAAAGGCCCTCTTGATTATTTTAACAAATACTTTTATTCAGGATTATATGCGCAGAAAGAAAGTTAGTACAAGTATTCGTGTATGAATCTatgaaaaagacaaagaaaaaaatttcttccaaaaatataaaaggaaaaagaaactttcCCTCTTCATCCTCAGCCAGCAGATTCAACAACAAAACGGAACAAACAACCAGATTCATTCCACTCTTCACCCTCTCTAAATTTTCATTTCTCAGTGATCAACAGTCtagtaaaaattaaaagaaatatctgatcccttgacttacgactgaagGGACCTATGACATTCcaagttgtggtcataggtcaaggacgtCCTGTAGTCTGCGAAACATTTTATCAACTCCCCACATTCTTATAACTCTTGTGTAATCACTTCAGTAAGTTTAAAATTTCCTTCAGTAGGAAAAATATTTACTCACACAAAATAATTGTAGATTAAAAAATTACTTGTCACTGTGTAAACTTCCTGGTAAATGTTAAGATGTGCTGAAAAagtgttcccaatctttttcacaGCTGAAGAGATTTATGTCTGCTATGGACTTTCTGGTGCTTTTTTAGCTTTGATTTTCTAGGAAAAGGTTTCTCACACTCTGTGCACTTGTGAGGCTACTCTCCTGCGTGACTTCGGGTGTGCACACGAAGTGTTGAAGGATGGAAATAACATTTCCCACACTCCAAACATTTATAGGATTTCTTTCCAGTGTGGATTCGTTGATGCATCACAAGAGAATCTTTCCGAGAAAAACATTTCTTGCACTCTGAGCATTTATggggtttttctcctgtatggATTCGGCTGTGACTTCTAAGGGAACCTGAATGAGCAAATGTTCTCCCACAATCTAAACAtttgtagtttttttcccctgtgtgaaTTTTCACATGACTTCTAAGGGCTGGTGAGCTACGATAAAATCTTCCACAGTCGTTGCATTGatgtggcttctcccctgtgtgggtccTATGATGGCTCCAAAGGCCTCCATGAGAAGCAAATGATTTTCCACATTCTACACATctgtatggcttctctcctgtgtggaaccTTTGATGGCGTCCAAGGTGTTGTTTTTGGGAAAAGCATTTCCCACACTCCCCACATTTGTagggtttctcccccgtgtggattctCTGGTGAATCTGAACTTGGGTTGGTgaaataaaacttttcccacattccCCACATTTATGGGGTAGGTCCCCTTTGTGCCACTTCTGGTGTGTTTGAAGTTCACGAGAAAACATAAATCGCttctcacattctgggcattcatAGGGTCTCTCTCCAGTGTGACGTCTCTGATGTAGCACCAGGGTGGATTTTTCAgtaaaacatttcccacatttAAAGCACTTTTCATTTTTCTCCCCTCTGTGTGTTTTCTCATGTCTCCGAAGACCTGAACTCTGGGTGAAATATTTTCCACACTCAAAGCACTTATAAGATTTTATTCCTGCATGAATCTTCTCATGGGTTGAAAGATTTGATTTCCGAGAAAAGTTCTTCCCACATTCCCAACACTTgtaaggtttctcccctgtgtgaattctCTCGTGGCTTCTGAGTGTGGCTTTTCTACGGAAAAATTTCCCACATTCCAGACATCGATAAGATTTATCTCCAGTGTGGATTTTCTGATGTGTAAGAAGGTCTAACTTTTGACCAAAGCATAAGTCACATTCCTCACATTTATAGGGTTTTAGTCTAGAAGAACTTCTGAGATTCTTTTTCCCAGAGAGAGATTTCTCACCCTTCAAACCTTGACTGGATCCACTTCCCACATGGACCTTCCTGTGGGTCAAAAGGAGGGATCTGCGAGCAAAGGATTTCCCACACACTAAGCATTCATGGCTTCTTTTGGGCATTCTTGGGCTGCTTTTGTCTGATGGGGGATCCAAGAGTTTCCCACGCTTCATGCTTTCCCTTGGCTGCTGCCTTGAGTTGAATGTCTACTATCGGTTGACAGCTGGCTTGCCAGTAAATCTTTGGTCATAGTTGTTTTCCTGCTGGTGGAACAAAAAAGAAGAATGAGAACATTATTTCCTTTTGAGAAACacaaaaaatcacaaaattgttgaaggcaagatgctgacatttgtaaactgctcagagagtgctgtaaaccaCTATGTATCTAAATCAAAGTGCTATTGTTAATAACAAGCGCAACAGTGAGGGCAGAATTGTAGTTCTTGAGCCAAGCGGTCATGTGATGTCTCACATAATGACCGCTTTGCTGAACAAGTGAGATGACAGTCCAGttttagtcataagtcgaggactgcctataggAAACACAAAAGTCAAGAAAAAACTTTCACTGCATTGCCGTTTTGTCAAATAAAGATAACAcacaaatgaaggtgaatatacgtgtcccagaatgaagttgcaggatccaatttgagTCGGTTAACAggatcagaggttttgtcttcagaGCTTTCAGACTctactggagcccatcctcagggaacgtcCCTCCAGCAGAGTGAGTGCTATTCTGTGTGTGGTGTGGTTGTGTATgtggaccacacacacacagcacatacTCTGCTGGAGAGAGGTTCCctcaggatgggctccagcaggagTCTGAAAGGTAGGAAGACAAAATCTCTCATCCAGGTAACCGACCCAAATTGGAACCACAAAAAACAAATGCTTATGTTCTAAACCAGAGGtccccaatctttcggacctcagggaccactgagttcataattttaaatcctgcggaccactaatatgatctgcctaatgaccggctgggtgggcgtgactaggTGGTCATGTTACTGTGTGGGCGTTGccaactcctcgcctccccacctgggctccttagggccccaataagaAGCAgtggttggagctaagcagccaccatgagaaagagttggcaaaacagctcagctcaaattagatctgaccgagaagaaggctcagcagaagcacctcactgaggactacgagcataggctttccaaacagagggaagacctgcaggagtgcaaggccaggtaccgtcGCCTAGAGGCTCAGCAGgcagagatggtcagccagttccaggccttgatgcagtcccactggaacaaggccctccggctctttgccaccagtgacaCTTCCCTCCAGTctccacccaaagccccacaccaggaggttgaagcagacaCCAAGTTGGTATTTCTACCCCCCttcgacccacacaaaaaaaaacctcaaagggggagactctctgcagcaacacgaaCGTTCactgcacgtatccgtcccaggccttttgtttgaggacccctgatttagtgcaatattaaaaatgcaaaaaaaatttctgcggaccatcaaaattttctcagggaccaccagaTGGTGACAGCTGTTCTAAACCAAGATTTAACCAAGATTTCTCCTGATTCTACCAAAACAAGGAAAATACCGATTTCGCCTGATTCTACCAAGCCTTTAGGATCAGAAGCAGATTAAAGGTTAGCATAAGATCAAAGGATCTCATTGTTCCCCTTTTAAATTGAGCTCAAGGAAAAAGGATCTCTTGTGGGTTAAGACAACATGAACTCAACATAATTAATTTAAAGCTTTTCTTTCCCCCCAAACTCTCCCCTCCCCATTGCAATGAGGTCAGTCTGCATAAAGACAGCACACATTACATTTCCCCGAGGAAAACCCCAGAAGCGGAAGAGCGGGATCCGCAGCTCCCTTCCTCCTGGTGGAGAGAGGATCTCCTGGGAGGAGGGGCGGCTTGGAGGCCGGAGGGAGAGCGGCCCTCCTGCTCTAAGCCAGAAGACTCTCCCGAGGGATCGCTAGGCGATCGTTGGGCGAAGCGGGAACCTCGGATGCAGAGATCCAGAAAGTGGGAGGGGAAAGGGGCGGGGCCTTCTCTCCTCTCTGGCCCGACTTGAAGCCCCGCCCCTTTCCCGCCccctcttctttcccctccccctcccctctattctcccctcccagccaggaCCACGTGCTCCGAAACCTCCTCCGTTCCTCCGATGGGCTTCGGTGTGGAGGGTTCCTCTGCCCATGGGAAGAGTGTCCCTCTCTGCAGGCTGGAAGCGGGATTTCCTAATCCCCAGAGACgccaagacaggaaggaaggaggaaagtttGGGGGAGGAACCCagatctcctccttcttcccatggAGGCAACACAACACAAGGGGGAAACAAGGCAGCCA
This genomic window from Ahaetulla prasina isolate Xishuangbanna chromosome 2, ASM2864084v1, whole genome shotgun sequence contains:
- the LOC131192779 gene encoding zinc finger protein OZF-like, which gives rise to MKRGKLLDPPSDKSSPRMPKRSHECLVCGKSFARRSLLLTHRKVHVGSGSSQGLKGEKSLSGKKNLRSSSRLKPYKCEECDLCFGQKLDLLTHQKIHTGDKSYRCLECGKFFRRKATLRSHERIHTGEKPYKCWECGKNFSRKSNLSTHEKIHAGIKSYKCFECGKYFTQSSGLRRHEKTHRGEKNEKCFKCGKCFTEKSTLVLHQRRHTGERPYECPECEKRFMFSRELQTHQKWHKGDLPHKCGECGKSFISPTQVQIHQRIHTGEKPYKCGECGKCFSQKQHLGRHQRFHTGEKPYRCVECGKSFASHGGLWSHHRTHTGEKPHQCNDCGRFYRSSPALRSHVKIHTGEKNYKCLDCGRTFAHSGSLRSHSRIHTGEKPHKCSECKKCFSRKDSLVMHQRIHTGKKSYKCLECGKCYFHPSTLRVHTRSHAGE